The following are encoded in a window of Oligoflexus sp. genomic DNA:
- a CDS encoding HD-GYP domain-containing protein has translation MTIDRASLQALKLSEIRDSMTEFDLYLDLGGEIVPYANGPHRWSADETEQLLQSGQFVLLYNRADADRVRSYLANRDGAPCVPASDASHQLADGISEFLKTLYAVRFPEEHYSLVKGLTVALDKFLQAYPQLSDLLLRLVQHDPYTFYHSARVAGYSVALGLALRGPDEARLWDMAMGSFLHDIGNLSVSKDILNHAGSLNDAEWNQIRQHPEEGLKLLEEIPLTRTVRDIIFYHHERLDGGGYPRRLRGSMLSMELRIVSFADVYTALTVPRCYQKARTPAEAIQFIEDHLLNFLDPKILHAMRRLLAVQGGQLSQIAG, from the coding sequence ATGACCATTGATCGAGCAAGTTTGCAGGCTCTGAAGCTTTCAGAGATTCGAGACAGCATGACCGAATTTGACCTCTATCTGGATCTCGGCGGCGAGATCGTTCCCTATGCGAACGGCCCGCACCGCTGGTCCGCGGATGAAACCGAGCAGCTTCTGCAAAGCGGACAGTTCGTGCTTCTCTATAACAGAGCCGACGCGGATCGCGTGCGCAGCTATCTTGCCAATCGCGATGGTGCTCCCTGCGTGCCCGCAAGCGATGCCAGCCATCAGCTGGCCGATGGAATATCTGAATTTCTAAAAACGCTGTATGCCGTGCGTTTTCCAGAAGAGCACTACAGCCTTGTGAAGGGACTGACCGTGGCCTTGGATAAATTCCTACAGGCCTATCCCCAGCTGAGTGATCTTTTATTGCGACTTGTGCAGCATGATCCTTACACATTCTATCACAGTGCCCGGGTCGCCGGTTATTCCGTGGCCCTGGGCCTCGCTCTGCGCGGTCCTGACGAAGCGCGGCTCTGGGATATGGCGATGGGATCCTTCCTTCACGATATTGGGAATTTGTCAGTTTCCAAGGATATCCTGAATCACGCCGGGTCTTTGAATGATGCGGAATGGAATCAGATTCGCCAGCATCCTGAAGAAGGACTCAAACTCCTGGAAGAAATTCCCCTGACCCGGACGGTGCGGGATATTATTTTCTATCACCATGAAAGGCTGGACGGCGGGGGCTATCCCAGGCGCCTGCGCGGCTCGATGCTGTCCATGGAACTCAGGATCGTGAGTTTCGCCGATGTCTATACAGCCTTGACGGTCCCGCGCTGCTATCAAAAAGCCCGGACCCCGGCTGAAGCCATCCAGTTCATCGAGGACCACCTGCTCAACTTCCTGGACCCCAAGATCCTGCACGCCATGCGGCGCCTTCTCGCCGTGCAAGGCGGTCAACTTAGCCAGATTGCCGGCTAA